The Alistipes sp. ZOR0009 genome window below encodes:
- a CDS encoding DUF190 domain-containing protein, with protein sequence MEHDGYRLMRIYVSSTDKVDHRPLYEAIVFLAKERGLQGATVYKGVMGFGGSSSTISSANLWEVSEKLPVVVEIVDTTGRVEDFQNTVKELLDKSGKGSMIVTSAVDVTYQRTNKK encoded by the coding sequence ATGGAGCATGATGGCTATAGGCTGATGCGTATATACGTAAGCAGCACCGATAAGGTAGATCATAGGCCGCTGTATGAGGCAATTGTTTTTCTTGCCAAAGAAAGAGGGCTACAAGGAGCAACGGTTTATAAGGGTGTTATGGGCTTTGGCGGGAGTAGCAGCACGATATCCTCGGCCAATCTTTGGGAGGTTTCTGAAAAGCTTCCGGTTGTGGTGGAAATTGTAGATACTACAGGGCGCGTAGAAGATTTTCAGAATACCGTTAAGGAGCTGCTTGATAAGTCGGGTAAGGGAAGCATGATAGTAACCTCGGCTGTTGATGTTACTTACCAGCGCACAAACAAAAAATAG
- a CDS encoding alpha-amylase family glycosyl hydrolase: MLLRIVAFALVLIVSSCSKHNDSVTPTPPDEGTEIAFQQKPWDNQKRGDIYYEIFVRSFADGNGDGKGDFKGISDKLDYLNSMGIKGIWLTPINPSPSYHGYDVTDYKAVNPDFGTMADFDEMLSKAHRLGIKVVIDFVINHTSAQHPWFKDAKASTSSTYRSWYLFAPTASIATTISQGKVPTVTQYNAKEWYNNGDGTSYYNVFWDQMPDLNLTNPDVVSAIYDAAKFWLDKGVDGFRLDAVKHAWQNATDPAQYKFWKDFYTQMQLYKPGVYLVGEVLDETSVVAPFYASLPALFNFKAYWKLTEFLNNTTYAKWYPKDFQDVENAYASFSSTFINATKLSNHDEDRTLSTLGNVEGKAKVAAAVLLTMPGQPYLYYGEEIGMKGLKATGDENIREPFLWTTGTDTYRPKWWTSTFSTNATVTPLEQQKASTTSFYSVYKKFMELRNTYPALATGKLSYGNIDSQTETAIVYYYRTATDNSEKLMVIHNFGALAKSMVVTGIKNPVAEQGGAKLLLKGGTYTASLPGYSSIVLEMN, from the coding sequence ATGCTACTACGAATAGTTGCTTTTGCGTTGGTTCTAATTGTATCCAGCTGCTCCAAACATAACGACAGCGTAACACCAACGCCTCCCGATGAGGGAACGGAAATCGCATTTCAACAAAAACCTTGGGATAACCAAAAACGTGGAGACATCTACTACGAAATTTTTGTTCGCTCGTTTGCCGACGGAAATGGCGATGGTAAAGGTGATTTTAAAGGTATTAGCGATAAGCTCGACTACCTAAACTCTATGGGAATTAAGGGTATTTGGCTAACACCAATCAACCCATCGCCCTCGTACCATGGATATGATGTTACCGACTATAAGGCGGTGAATCCCGACTTTGGAACAATGGCCGATTTTGATGAGATGCTAAGCAAGGCTCACCGATTAGGCATTAAGGTGGTTATCGACTTTGTAATTAACCACACTTCCGCCCAACATCCTTGGTTTAAAGATGCAAAAGCCTCTACCAGCAGCACCTATCGAAGCTGGTATCTATTTGCTCCTACGGCCTCTATCGCAACTACGATTAGCCAAGGAAAGGTTCCAACCGTAACGCAATACAATGCCAAAGAATGGTATAATAACGGCGACGGAACTAGCTACTACAATGTGTTCTGGGATCAAATGCCTGATTTAAATCTAACAAACCCAGATGTGGTTAGCGCCATTTACGATGCAGCCAAATTTTGGCTCGATAAAGGAGTAGACGGTTTTAGGCTCGATGCCGTAAAGCACGCGTGGCAAAACGCTACCGATCCAGCCCAATATAAATTTTGGAAAGATTTTTACACCCAAATGCAGCTATACAAACCAGGAGTATACCTAGTGGGTGAAGTTCTTGACGAAACATCTGTTGTAGCCCCCTTCTACGCTTCGCTACCCGCCCTATTCAACTTTAAAGCCTACTGGAAGCTAACCGAATTCCTAAATAATACCACCTACGCTAAGTGGTATCCCAAAGATTTTCAGGATGTAGAAAATGCCTACGCCTCGTTCTCTTCTACTTTCATCAATGCAACAAAGCTATCTAACCACGACGAGGATAGAACGCTAAGCACGCTAGGAAATGTGGAAGGAAAGGCAAAGGTAGCTGCGGCCGTTTTGCTAACCATGCCAGGTCAGCCATACCTATACTATGGTGAAGAAATTGGCATGAAAGGGTTAAAGGCAACTGGAGATGAAAATATTCGGGAACCTTTTCTGTGGACAACAGGAACAGATACCTATAGACCCAAGTGGTGGACATCAACATTTTCTACCAACGCAACGGTAACCCCGCTAGAGCAGCAAAAAGCATCTACAACCTCCTTCTATTCGGTGTACAAGAAGTTTATGGAGCTAAGAAACACCTACCCAGCCTTGGCTACAGGAAAGCTTTCGTATGGAAATATTGATTCGCAAACGGAAACTGCCATCGTTTACTACTATAGAACGGCAACAGACAACAGCGAAAAGCTGATGGTGATTCATAACTTTGGAGCCCTAGCCAAAAGTATGGTTGTTACAGGAATTAAGAATCCGGTTGCAGAGCAAGGTGGCGCAAAGCTACTCCTAAAGGGTGGTACCTATACCGCATCGCTACCTGGATATTCTTCCATTGTACTAGAAATGAACTAG
- the crcB gene encoding fluoride efflux transporter CrcB yields the protein MLRILLIVGAGGFLGSVARYLAARYIQQTVLSPFPYGTFWVNILGCFLIGLFYGLSERSGVMSNELRLFLTVGFCGGFTTFSTFANENMSFLRDGAFLYFALYTGLSVFLGLVAVYLGNLTTKLF from the coding sequence ATGCTTCGTATTCTTTTAATTGTGGGCGCTGGTGGTTTTTTGGGAAGCGTTGCCCGCTACCTCGCTGCTAGGTACATTCAACAAACCGTCCTTTCTCCGTTTCCCTATGGTACCTTTTGGGTAAATATATTGGGATGCTTTTTGATTGGACTATTCTACGGACTTTCGGAACGTTCGGGTGTTATGTCTAACGAGCTGAGGCTTTTTCTTACCGTTGGTTTCTGCGGCGGATTTACCACCTTTTCGACGTTTGCCAACGAGAATATGAGCTTCTTGCGCGATGGCGCCTTCCTATACTTTGCCCTATATACAGGACTAAGCGTTTTCTTAGGGCTGGTTGCCGTTTATCTGGGAAATCTAACAACGAAACTTTTTTAG
- a CDS encoding methylated-DNA--[protein]-cysteine S-methyltransferase, producing the protein MSQPLVLHKITIDTPIGEMVALTNSEGLYLLEFTDKSNIDLRLDDIAQSLNATISEEADTVGIQLENELYSYFEGKLQHFTIPVKTVGTDFQIKVWEELVKVPFGEVISYKQQAISIGRPQSVRAVANANGANHIAIVIPCHRIIGSNGKLTGYSGGLWRKKELIKLEQKFSSQSQNLF; encoded by the coding sequence ATGAGCCAACCGTTAGTCCTACATAAAATAACCATAGACACTCCCATTGGAGAGATGGTTGCCCTTACCAATTCGGAAGGACTCTACCTTCTTGAGTTTACCGACAAGAGCAATATAGACTTAAGGCTAGACGATATTGCCCAAAGCCTAAATGCGACTATTAGTGAAGAGGCCGATACCGTAGGTATTCAGCTCGAAAATGAGCTATACAGCTACTTTGAAGGGAAGCTACAGCATTTCACCATCCCAGTAAAAACAGTAGGAACCGATTTCCAAATAAAAGTTTGGGAAGAGCTGGTAAAAGTGCCATTTGGAGAGGTTATATCCTACAAGCAGCAAGCGATTTCAATAGGAAGACCCCAGTCGGTTAGAGCGGTAGCCAATGCCAACGGAGCAAATCACATTGCAATAGTAATACCCTGCCATCGTATTATAGGAAGTAACGGCAAGCTGACAGGATACAGCGGCGGATTATGGCGTAAAAAAGAGCTAATTAAGCTAGAGCAAAAGTTTTCGAGCCAATCACAAAACCTTTTTTAG